The Polaribacter tangerinus genome has a segment encoding these proteins:
- a CDS encoding M16 family metallopeptidase, with amino-acid sequence MKKSILTLASAVLVAFSANAQKVEFEEYNLDNGMHVILHKDTSAPVVVTSVMYHVGAKDEQPDRTGMAHFFEHLLFEGTKNIKKGEWFKLVSSNGGRNNANTTDDRTYYYEIFPSNKLELGLWMESERLLHPIIGQEGVDTQNEVVKEEKRLRVDNQPYSRFLEYVKQNIFKKHPYKGTTIGKMEHLDAATLEEFLAFNKKFYVPNNATLVVAGDIDVPTAKKMIQDYFGHIPRGEEITKNFPKEDPITETITAKGYDPNIQIPAVMAAYRTPSMKTRDSRVLDMISSYLSTGKSSVLYKKLVDEKKMALQAGAINASQEDYGTYILFGLPQGDTKLMDIVNEIDEEIAKIQTELISEKAYQKLQNQFENNYVNSNSSVEGIANSLARYNVLYGDTNLINTEIEIYRSITREEIKEVAKKYLNPNQRLILEYLPEKK; translated from the coding sequence AAAAAAAGTATTTTAACTCTTGCCTCAGCAGTGTTAGTTGCGTTTTCTGCAAATGCACAAAAGGTTGAATTTGAAGAGTATAATCTAGATAACGGAATGCACGTTATTTTACACAAAGACACCTCTGCTCCAGTAGTAGTAACTTCTGTTATGTACCATGTAGGAGCAAAAGATGAACAGCCTGATAGAACTGGAATGGCACATTTTTTTGAGCACCTGCTTTTTGAAGGTACCAAAAATATTAAGAAAGGAGAATGGTTTAAATTAGTGTCATCTAATGGAGGTAGAAACAACGCTAACACTACAGATGATAGAACTTATTATTACGAAATTTTTCCATCAAATAAATTGGAATTAGGCCTTTGGATGGAGTCTGAGCGTTTGTTACATCCAATTATTGGTCAGGAAGGTGTAGATACACAAAACGAAGTTGTTAAAGAAGAGAAAAGGTTGCGAGTAGACAATCAACCGTATTCTCGTTTTTTAGAATATGTAAAACAAAATATTTTTAAAAAACACCCATACAAAGGAACCACTATTGGTAAAATGGAACACTTAGATGCTGCAACTCTTGAGGAGTTTTTAGCATTTAACAAGAAATTTTATGTTCCTAACAATGCAACCTTAGTAGTAGCTGGTGATATTGATGTACCAACTGCAAAAAAAATGATTCAAGACTATTTTGGTCATATTCCTAGAGGTGAAGAAATTACTAAAAACTTCCCAAAAGAAGATCCTATTACCGAAACAATTACTGCTAAAGGATATGACCCAAATATTCAAATTCCTGCTGTAATGGCTGCCTACAGAACTCCTTCTATGAAAACTAGAGATTCTAGAGTTTTAGATATGATTTCATCATATTTAAGTACTGGAAAAAGTTCTGTATTGTACAAAAAATTAGTTGACGAAAAGAAAATGGCACTTCAAGCTGGTGCAATTAACGCAAGTCAGGAAGATTATGGTACCTACATTTTATTCGGACTCCCACAAGGAGACACCAAATTAATGGATATTGTAAATGAAATAGACGAGGAAATAGCTAAAATTCAAACAGAATTAATCTCAGAAAAAGCATACCAAAAGCTACAAAATCAGTTTGAAAATAATTATGTAAATTCTAACTCTAGTGTAGAGGGAATTGCAAACTCTTTAGCAAGATATAATGTGCTTTATGGAGATACTAATTTAATAAACACAGAAATAGAAATTTACAGATCTATTACTAGAGAAGAAATTAAAGAAGTGGCTAAAAAGTACCTAAATCCAAATCAGAGATTGATTTTAGAATATTTACCAGAAAAAAAATAA